The sequence CGGCAAGCCCGTCAGGTCCATCGTCACGCGCCGAATCAGCGTACGCTTGTCCGCCTCCGGCGACGGGGCGACGCCCGCTTCCTCCATCTTCGCCAGCGCGAAGCGGTCGATGAGATTGCGCGCCCAGTCCGCGCGCTTGACCGCCGGCGGCTCGTGATGCACCGGCGGGACGAATGACCAGTGCTCCGCCCAGGCCGCGCCCTGCGTGATCCATTGCGTGAGCGTCTTCTTCTGCGCATCGGTGAGCGTGCGCCCCGAATCGGGCGGGGGCATCAGGTCGTCGCGGTCGGTCGTGTTGATGCGGCGGACCAGTTCGCTGGCGTCGGGCTTGCCGGGCACGATGGCGTAGCCGTCCTTGAGTTTGGCCAGCGCGCCCTCGTGCGTGTCGAGTCTCAGGTCGGCCTTGCGGTGCGCGCGGTCCGGGCCGTGGCAGAAAAAGCATTTGTCCGAGAGGATCGGCCGCACATCGCGGTCGAAGTCGATGGTCGCCTCGCCGCGCGCGGCCAGGTGCGGGATGAGAAGGACGCAAAGAATCGCCCCGACGATGAAGAGACCTCTGGATCGCATCCGTCATTGAAGGCATCCGCGCGAAATTGTTCTTGCATCGACGACGACAAATTTTGTAAAATCCGCCCATGACCCCCATTTCCCGAGGCAAGGCGTTCGGACGGGCGTTTTTCGCAAAATACCCGGTGGCGAAGCACATCATGGGCATTTTCGACCACCTGCCCGACGTGTGCTTTTTTGCCAAAGATACGAAAAGCCGCATCGTCCACGCCAACGCGCGATTTCTCGAACACCACGGCGGCGTGTCGCTGGAGACGTTGCTCGGGCAGTGCGATCGCGACTTCCACACCCCGCTGCACGCCGAGGCCTACATTGCCGAGGACCAGCGCGTCATGAGCAGCGGTCAGCCCGCCGAGGGACAGGTCTGGCTCGTGCCCAACGCCCGCGGCGTGCCCAACTGGTACGTCTGCTCCAAGGTCCCGATCTTCGACGAGCGCGGACAGGTGATCGGCCTCGTGGGCGCGATGTACCGCATCGAAACGCCCGGCGACACGTCGCATCATTTCCGTGAGCTGACGCCCGTCATTCGTCATCTCGAAGCCCGCTTCGCCGAGCCGCTGCGCATGAGCGATCTGGCCGCGCTCGCCGGCATCTCGCTCACGCATTTCAATCGCCGCTTCGTGCAGATCTTCCGCATCACGCCCAAACAGTTCATTCTCTCCCTGCGCATTCAGGCCGCCCAACGCCTGCTCAACACCACCGCGCGGCCCGTTTCGGAAATCGCCTCCGCGACCGGCTTCTGCGACCAGGCCCACTTCACCAAACGCTTCAGCACCGAAACCGGCATGACCCCGCTCGCGTATCGAAAGCGCTTCCGCCACGCATGAATCAGATTGTCTCCCGTTTAGCGGCGGGGCAACGCCCCGCGCTTCCCCTCACATCGCGATCGGCAGTGCGATCGAACGGAACTGCTCGTTCTTCGACCAGTTGTTCGCATCCTTGCATGTCCGGCACGGCGTCAGATCATTGCCGCAACCCGTCCGCTGACGCAGCGACTGCGCCTTTTCGCCGTGGTAGAGCGCATCGACGGAGTCGTCCATGAGACTCCCCAGCCAAAGGTCCATGTTCGTGTCGAGATTGCACGGGCTCACCCGCCCCGACCAGTCGACGACGAGGTAGCGCACGTTCCACACATTGCATCGCCCCGCTTCGATCATCGGGTCGGTGATCTTGCCGCCGTAGCTGAGCACCTGTTTCATGAGGATGACATCGCGCTCGCCCAGGTGGGGCTGCCAGTAGTCGATGAACCTCTCGCGCTCGCCTTCGTTGTGCGAACTTTTGACGAAGACGATCCGCGTCGGGCGATGATCAGCGAGACTGAGCCAGTGGTGAATCTTCTCATTGATGACCGCCATGCGCCGATCGGGCGGGACGTTTCTGCCCTCGAAGTCGCGGATCAGACCGGGGCGCACATGGTCATACACCTGCGGCGTCACGGCGTCGACGCTCAATCGCACCAGGTCGATCTGCGCATCGATCCATGCCTGCATCATGGGTTTGGTCAGCATGGAGATGTTCGTATTGAGCTCGACGCCGAAGGGCCGCGGTTTGCCGAGTTTTTCGATGAATTCGATGTAGTGACGGTGCAGCGTCTGCTCGCCGAAGAAGCCCAGCTCGACGGTGCGCGCGACGCGATGGGCCTCGGCGAGCGTGCGTTCGAACACCGCCCGGCTCATCATGCCGGGTTTGCGGTTGTAGGGCGAGCCGGCGGGCTGATTGGGCAGATGCTGATACGCCTGCGGGCAGAACGGGCAACGGTAATTGCACACATTCGTCAGCTCGATCGACATCACGAGCCGCTCATCGGGGCGATAGTGTCGCGATTCAGGCAGCGGCATCGCGCATCGTCTCCTGCGGTTTCGTATCGCGCGCCGGCGCGCTCAACGTGCGCGGCTTCCACAGCGCCAGCACCGGCACCTTGTACTGTTCGCGCAGGGCATCGACCCGCCGCTCGACCTGAGCCGGATTGATGTTCGAGACGATGATCGCCTCCGGGTCCGTACTCATCGCCACCGCGTCCGTCCGCACCGCGACGCCGCGGTAGGTCAGCGAGGAAAAAGCCGGATGATTCTCGGCGATGGCCTTGACCCGCAGACCGCTCCGCTGACAGGCCTGCCAGGTGGCGTGGATATTCTTGCCCAGGTCGGCGATGACGACGTCGCGCAGATGGTGCAGGCGGGTGAAGGCGTCGACGAGCGTCGCCTGTGCCTCCAGTTCGAGCATCGATTCGAGCGCCATGTCATCAAGCACCCGCCGACCGGCGAAGGCGGTGCGCCATTCCCAGAGCCGCGCTTCGCGCTTCGCCGACTTCGCCACGCGCGACATCTTCGCATGCGCCGCCAGCGCAGCGTAGCGCTGCGTCCAATCCGCCGCGTACATCCGCCGCAGCTCCGCCGGCAAGTAGCGCGACGTGAGAATCAGATTGTTCCGCAGGTCCATCCGCAGCGTCAGTGCGCTCGACCGCCCGCCCGGATGCTTGTCGTGACGGAAGACGATGTCTTCAAATCGCTCGATGCGGTAACCCGCCCGGGCGAGGCGGAAGGTCAGGTCGTATTCCTCCGCCTGCCGGAAAAATTCGGGGGCGAAGTGGCCGACCTGCTCGAGCGTCGTGCGGCGGAGCACCGTGCCGCAGCCGATCATCACGCTCGGCAGCGCGGACGCCTCGAGCTTCCCGCTCGGCAGCACCACGCGTCCGCACACGCCCGCCGTCTGCGGTCGGATGTCCATGTACCGCATCGCCCGGATCAGAGCATCGTCCACCGGGTAGCTGTCATCGTCGAGGATCGTCACATACTCCCCGGCCGCGCGGACGATGGCGTGATTCCGCGCCGCCATGCCCTCATTGCGCCCGAGCCGGATGAGCTTCACCTCCGGATGACGCCGGGCCACCGCGTCCGCCGAGCCGTCCGTCGAAGCGTTGTCCACGACGAACGTCTCAAAATTCGCACTCGACAGCGGCGTGCTGTCGCGCAAATGTTCCAACGTCGCCAGCAGACGCTCGCGACGATTCCAGGTGATGATCACATAGCTGAGTCGCATGTTATTTTCCGGAAGGGTTGACCGCCGAGACGCCGAGGACGCGGAGAGAGGCGACAGAATCATCTTCTGCCTGATGGTCATTCTCTGCGTTCTCTGCGTCTCGGCGGTTCATCGATTTTCGCTTTCAATCAGTCGCCCGATCTGCCGGGTCACCCGTTGCATGCCCGTCGTGTAGCTGAGGCGTTGTTCGACCGCCTGCCTTTGCGCCTCCGCGATCGCGCGGCGGGCGCCTTCATCATGAATGAACCGCGCCAGATGCGACCGAACACACCACGGCGCATCGAAGCTCACCTCATCAAAGCGCGGCAGCGCCGGTTGATGCGGCTTTAGCCACCCCGCCCGCCGCCACGACTGCACGATCCCCACCGGATCGCCGCGCTCCGCGAACACCGCCGCGCTTTCAAGATGCTGCTCCAGCGCCTCGCGCTGCGACGCATCGATGAGCCGGCGGGCCTCCTCGACGCTGTCGACATGCTCGGGCAGATGATCGGCCAGGAACGCCAGCAGGGCCGGTCCGACCGTGTCGTACGGCCCGGACCGCACGAGAAAAAACCCGCCCGCCGCCAACCCGTCCAGCAGCCGCTGATGCAGACAAAAGAACGGCACGATCTGCAAGTTGATCTTCGTCTTCCGCGTCATTTCCTCAAGGGGCTGCCCATAATCGATCGGCCCCCGCGCGTACTTGCCGAAGCGCGGATGATCCCGCCACCCCGACCCGTACAGCGCCAGCGACAAACCCATCTCGTCCGCCGCGTCGGCGAACCACGTCAACGCCTGCTGCCGGTAGAGCAAATTGTTGAGCTGCGTGAAAAGCATGTCGATGACGAAGTGCCGCGTGTCGGGATCGGGGATGAACATCCCCGTCTCACGCTGCGTCTCGTCAAGCAGCAGACGCACATCGAGCGGCGTCGGCAGACTCTGCCCCCGCTCGTACAGATCGATCATCCGCTCGCTCGCCGCCGCGATGAGCTTCTGACCCAAGGGGTCATGCTTCGCCGCATCGAGCATGCGCTCGACCATCGCCGGCGGCGTCTGCGACGCATGCGACACGAACGCCAGGTCATCGCCATCGCTCGCCCATGTCTCCGGCCGCTGCGGAATCCGCGTGAGCTTGCCCAGCGGGATGCACTGGCGCATCGGATACCCGTGCCGCTGCGCGTACAGCGGGGCGAACGGCGTGAGCACGAAGTCGCGCTTCGTCACCGACGCGCCCGCCGCCCGGTTCGTCAGATTGCTCAAATGATCCTGAATCCAGCAGACCCACGGCAGATTCGCCGGGAACACCTTCGGGTACTCGACGCGCAGGTGATCGATGACGAACACCATGTCCGGCTTAAGATCGCTGACCGCCCGCTGCACCGCCGACCCGGTGATCTGATAGTCATCGCGCTTTTCGATGAGCAGATGCGCGCTCCATCCGAGCGACTGCAGCGCGGCGACCGTGTCCCGCGCGGCGTACTGAAGCACCGTCGTGAAACGCGACGTGATGATCAGCGCTCGCGGGGTCCGCAGCGGATGCTCGCTGAACGCCGCCGCCAGTTCCCCGGCGTCAAGGTCGCGGTAGTATTCATCCAACTGGGACTGCACCGCCAGCGCCGGGGCGCTGATCGCCTCGCCGACTTTGACAAGCTGCGTTTCGATCAGGTCGCCCTGCTTGCCGTGCGTGATGCACATCTGCGGAAAAGGAATCTGCGGCTCCGTGAGCATCGCATCGCGCATCTGCTCCGCCCAGTCTTCGCCGACCCACCAGTGAAAGCGCTGCTGCGCGATCGGACCGTCCGGGCCGGTGTAGTCGTGCATCGACAGGGCGAGGCGCACATGTTGCGCTTCGGCGGCGATGATGTGCACCGCCTGCTGCTGCGTGAGCGTGAGCTGCGGGGCCTTGAGCGCCAGCGCCGCGACGAGATACCCGTCGCCGAACCCGTACACGCCGATCGTC is a genomic window of Planctomycetota bacterium containing:
- a CDS encoding helix-turn-helix domain-containing protein, with the protein product MTPISRGKAFGRAFFAKYPVAKHIMGIFDHLPDVCFFAKDTKSRIVHANARFLEHHGGVSLETLLGQCDRDFHTPLHAEAYIAEDQRVMSSGQPAEGQVWLVPNARGVPNWYVCSKVPIFDERGQVIGLVGAMYRIETPGDTSHHFRELTPVIRHLEARFAEPLRMSDLAALAGISLTHFNRRFVQIFRITPKQFILSLRIQAAQRLLNTTARPVSEIASATGFCDQAHFTKRFSTETGMTPLAYRKRFRHA
- a CDS encoding radical SAM protein: MPLPESRHYRPDERLVMSIELTNVCNYRCPFCPQAYQHLPNQPAGSPYNRKPGMMSRAVFERTLAEAHRVARTVELGFFGEQTLHRHYIEFIEKLGKPRPFGVELNTNISMLTKPMMQAWIDAQIDLVRLSVDAVTPQVYDHVRPGLIRDFEGRNVPPDRRMAVINEKIHHWLSLADHRPTRIVFVKSSHNEGERERFIDYWQPHLGERDVILMKQVLSYGGKITDPMIEAGRCNVWNVRYLVVDWSGRVSPCNLDTNMDLWLGSLMDDSVDALYHGEKAQSLRQRTGCGNDLTPCRTCKDANNWSKNEQFRSIALPIAM
- a CDS encoding glycosyltransferase; this encodes MTIRQKMILSPLSASSASRRSTLPENNMRLSYVIITWNRRERLLATLEHLRDSTPLSSANFETFVVDNASTDGSADAVARRHPEVKLIRLGRNEGMAARNHAIVRAAGEYVTILDDDSYPVDDALIRAMRYMDIRPQTAGVCGRVVLPSGKLEASALPSVMIGCGTVLRRTTLEQVGHFAPEFFRQAEEYDLTFRLARAGYRIERFEDIVFRHDKHPGGRSSALTLRMDLRNNLILTSRYLPAELRRMYAADWTQRYAALAAHAKMSRVAKSAKREARLWEWRTAFAGRRVLDDMALESMLELEAQATLVDAFTRLHHLRDVVIADLGKNIHATWQACQRSGLRVKAIAENHPAFSSLTYRGVAVRTDAVAMSTDPEAIIVSNINPAQVERRVDALREQYKVPVLALWKPRTLSAPARDTKPQETMRDAAA